One Methanocaldococcus infernus ME DNA segment encodes these proteins:
- a CDS encoding phosphoribosylanthranilate isomerase yields MVMVKIKICGITNEEDISYISKKADAVGLIIDVPVKTPRKISLERAIELKNYLSPLTNLVAVIMPESLEEALNVYKELKPDYLQLHGDESLELVKELKRKGIRIIKAIHVEDNINIEYVKSLENYVDLFLFDTKIKDEKIKGKVHNWEITKSIIKEIKKPFIIAGGINKDNVVQALNYLNPYGVDVSSSLEDKPGKKNLNMVDEFIKVVRRWEYG; encoded by the coding sequence ATGGTTATGGTTAAGATAAAGATATGTGGAATTACAAATGAAGAGGATATAAGCTATATATCAAAAAAAGCTGATGCTGTTGGCTTAATTATAGATGTTCCTGTAAAGACTCCAAGGAAGATAAGCTTAGAGAGAGCTATAGAGCTAAAAAATTATCTCTCTCCTCTAACCAACTTAGTAGCTGTCATCATGCCAGAGAGCTTAGAAGAAGCTCTAAATGTATATAAAGAGTTGAAGCCTGATTATTTACAGCTACATGGAGATGAAAGTTTAGAGTTGGTGAAAGAGTTAAAAAGAAAAGGAATTAGGATAATTAAAGCTATTCATGTGGAAGATAATATAAATATAGAGTATGTTAAAAGCTTAGAAAACTATGTTGACCTCTTTTTGTTTGACACAAAAATAAAGGATGAGAAAATTAAAGGAAAGGTTCATAACTGGGAAATTACAAAATCTATTATTAAAGAGATAAAAAAACCTTTTATAATTGCAGGAGGAATAAATAAAGATAATGTTGTTCAGGCTTTAAACTACCTAAATCCTTATGGAGTTGATGTTTCCTCTTCTTTAGAAGATAAGCCAGGAAAGAAAAATTTAAATATGGTAGATGAATTTATAAAAGTTGTTAGAAGGTGGGAATATGGATAA
- the ribB gene encoding 3,4-dihydroxy-2-butanone-4-phosphate synthase — MIEKAIKALKEGKIILVYDADDREGETDMVIASEFIKPEHIRRMRKDAGGLICTAIHPEIANRLGIPYMVDIYEAAKERYRVLEELYPNDIPYDEKSSFSITINHRKTFTGITDKDRALTIKKLTELVKEGRFNNFGKEFRSPGHVILLRATEGLVKKRRGHTEMTVALAELCNLTPITTICEMLGDDGLALSKNEAKRYAEKHNLVFIEGEELINYYLERK, encoded by the coding sequence ATGATAGAAAAGGCTATAAAAGCTCTAAAAGAGGGAAAGATTATTTTAGTTTATGATGCTGATGACAGAGAAGGAGAAACTGACATGGTTATAGCCTCAGAGTTTATCAAGCCAGAGCATATAAGAAGGATGAGAAAAGATGCTGGAGGTTTAATTTGTACAGCTATACATCCAGAGATAGCCAATAGGTTGGGAATCCCTTATATGGTTGACATCTATGAAGCTGCTAAGGAGAGATATAGAGTTTTAGAGGAGCTTTATCCTAATGATATTCCATATGATGAAAAGTCTTCATTTTCTATAACCATAAACCATAGAAAGACATTTACAGGGATAACTGATAAGGATAGAGCATTAACCATAAAGAAATTAACAGAGCTTGTTAAGGAAGGAAGATTTAATAACTTTGGGAAAGAGTTTAGAAGCCCAGGGCATGTTATTCTATTAAGAGCCACTGAAGGCTTAGTTAAAAAAAGGAGAGGACACACTGAGATGACTGTAGCTCTTGCAGAGCTTTGTAACTTAACTCCAATAACAACAATCTGTGAGATGCTTGGAGATGATGGCTTAGCCTTAAGTAAAAATGAGGCTAAGAGATATGCTGAAAAGCACAACTTAGTCTTTATAGAGGGGGAGGAGTTAATTAACTACTACTTGGAGAGAAAATGA
- the trm14 gene encoding tRNA (guanine(6)-N2)-methyltransferase, with translation MELYSTLSPGLEKIAKEEIESLGGKVKEIREERGRVFFEGDLKVMAKLNYFSRTLERINILLYRGEVESLEDIYEVIYNLDWTFIDENKSFAIRPLRVGSHNFTSIDIGRVAGEALIKSYLRDKNVRLKVNLDEPDVIVRVELIHNELLVGLDTTGDIALDKRGYRVYNHLAHLNSTIAASLIYLGNFREYESLLDPMCGSATILIEGALIRRNIPPGIFRERKYGFSFLNLFGRELLEDVKREVNINYEKYLIYGIDKNPKFLEGAKRNLESAMVDDTVNLILGDATKIDKIFNEVDLVVVNPPYGIRLGKKRLLRELYNNFLLSVKRVMHGNSRVICITAETKLFEEAIAKADLTVKEKFNVKFGGLSTKVYYLTL, from the coding sequence ATGGAGCTATACTCAACTCTTTCTCCTGGATTGGAAAAGATTGCTAAGGAAGAGATAGAGAGCTTAGGAGGGAAGGTTAAAGAGATAAGAGAGGAAAGAGGAAGAGTCTTTTTTGAAGGAGATTTAAAAGTGATGGCTAAGCTCAACTATTTTAGCAGAACCTTGGAGAGAATAAATATTCTCCTATATAGAGGAGAGGTTGAAAGCTTAGAAGATATTTATGAAGTTATTTATAACTTAGACTGGACTTTCATAGATGAGAATAAAAGCTTTGCCATTAGACCCTTAAGAGTTGGTTCTCATAACTTCACCTCCATAGACATTGGAAGAGTTGCTGGAGAGGCTTTAATAAAATCCTACTTAAGAGATAAAAATGTAAGATTGAAGGTTAATTTAGATGAACCTGATGTTATTGTTAGAGTTGAGCTTATTCACAATGAGTTACTTGTTGGCTTAGACACCACTGGAGATATAGCCTTAGATAAAAGAGGTTATAGAGTTTATAACCACTTAGCCCATCTCAACTCCACAATAGCAGCATCTCTAATTTACTTAGGAAATTTTAGAGAGTATGAATCTCTTTTAGATCCAATGTGTGGAAGTGCTACCATCTTGATAGAAGGGGCATTAATTAGAAGAAATATTCCACCAGGTATTTTTAGGGAAAGAAAGTATGGATTCTCTTTTTTAAATCTCTTTGGTAGAGAGTTGTTGGAAGATGTTAAGAGAGAGGTTAATATAAACTATGAGAAATACTTAATCTATGGGATAGATAAAAATCCAAAATTCTTAGAGGGAGCTAAGAGAAATTTGGAGAGTGCTATGGTTGATGACACTGTAAATTTAATCTTAGGAGATGCTACTAAGATAGATAAGATCTTCAATGAGGTTGATTTAGTTGTTGTCAATCCACCTTATGGTATAAGGTTGGGAAAGAAAAGGCTATTAAGAGAGTTATATAATAACTTTTTACTCTCTGTGAAGAGGGTTATGCATGGAAACTCAAGAGTTATCTGTATAACAGCTGAAACTAAGCTATTTGAGGAAGCTATAGCTAAAGCTGACTTAACTGTTAAGGAAAAGTTTAATGTGAAATTTGGAGGGCTTTCAACAAAGGTTTATTATCTAACACTGTGA
- a CDS encoding methanogenesis marker 8 protein: protein MRHVMEALGKAKVIVEDGKVVYVGEPKVKYCPLFAKHRGIKEITKEEIKKNIEFRIKDFGLFTKDRKVLEKDYIVPFGASEIIMSALKRKVVDCSVIVSDCAGTVITNNPYLVQGLCGRISGIIETSPIKEVIEKIEENGGIVLDKEKAKIDQVLGVKKAKELGFKKIIVTVTSLEEAKKCKELGAITFGVHLTGIEWSEEIEEYFDLLTSCASKCLRERLRNIKAQIGKTIPIFALSEVGKEILLERAKDLDGVLITLESLPKLNENQPRPLL, encoded by the coding sequence ATGAGGCATGTAATGGAAGCTCTTGGAAAGGCTAAGGTTATTGTTGAAGATGGGAAAGTTGTCTATGTTGGAGAGCCAAAGGTTAAGTATTGTCCTCTATTTGCCAAGCATAGAGGAATTAAAGAGATAACAAAAGAGGAGATAAAGAAAAATATAGAGTTTAGAATTAAGGACTTTGGACTATTTACAAAGGATAGGAAAGTTTTAGAGAAAGACTATATAGTTCCATTTGGAGCCTCTGAAATTATAATGAGTGCCTTGAAAAGGAAAGTTGTTGATTGCTCTGTTATTGTTTCAGACTGTGCTGGGACAGTAATAACCAACAATCCTTACTTAGTCCAAGGCTTATGTGGTAGAATCTCAGGAATTATAGAGACTTCTCCTATAAAGGAAGTGATTGAGAAGATAGAGGAGAATGGAGGCATTGTCTTAGATAAAGAGAAGGCTAAGATAGATCAGGTTTTAGGGGTTAAGAAAGCTAAAGAATTAGGATTTAAAAAAATTATAGTTACTGTTACAAGCTTGGAAGAGGCTAAGAAGTGTAAAGAGCTTGGAGCAATAACCTTTGGAGTTCACTTAACAGGAATAGAGTGGAGTGAAGAGATAGAGGAATACTTTGACTTACTAACAAGCTGTGCCTCAAAGTGTTTAAGAGAGAGGCTAAGAAATATAAAGGCTCAGATTGGGAAAACCATTCCAATCTTTGCCCTCTCAGAGGTCGGGAAGGAGATACTTTTAGAGAGGGCTAAAGACTTAGATGGTGTTTTAATAACCCTTGAATCTCTTCCAAAGTTAAATGAGAACCAGCCAAGGCCACTGTTGTGA
- a CDS encoding DUF120 domain-containing protein: MSSERAYLLGKVVSGLGEGKKYLSIKKYKEDIKKVVGFEPYEGTLNLELPEEFDISKYNYYETEDFYLNGKKFFGVYVVPATILVKGKEVKGAIILPKKTSHKRNVIEVVAPIRLRDLGLKDGDEIKVKIGIR, translated from the coding sequence ATGAGCTCTGAGAGGGCTTATTTGTTGGGAAAGGTAGTTTCAGGACTTGGTGAAGGAAAAAAGTATCTCTCAATTAAGAAGTATAAAGAAGATATAAAAAAAGTTGTTGGTTTTGAACCTTATGAAGGAACCTTAAATTTAGAGCTTCCTGAGGAGTTTGATATCAGTAAATATAATTATTATGAGACTGAAGACTTCTACCTAAATGGAAAAAAATTTTTTGGTGTCTATGTAGTGCCAGCAACCATCTTAGTTAAAGGTAAAGAAGTTAAAGGAGCTATTATCTTACCAAAAAAGACATCTCATAAGAGAAATGTTATTGAAGTTGTAGCTCCTATAAGGTTAAGAGACCTTGGCTTAAAAGATGGAGATGAAATAAAAGTTAAAATTGGGATAAGATGA
- a CDS encoding ABC transporter permease: protein MLSLILSSIFVILSIIIARFLELRNEKEIILSSFLVLIQLLILGYLLLYIFTLKLLGICLMFFVMIISATVMIFRKIRVKNRIKFFYSLFLTFFLTTLFIISLLILFKVISLTPRDVIPLMGMVVGNSLNTVHLLLDKLGELVKRDRDQILGMLALGATEWIAIKLTLISSIRSAIIPHLNRSKSVGLIFIPGAMVGLILAGYPPIEAAKIQIIIMWMILTSSLLSSLIISILTYKEFLRF from the coding sequence ATGCTTAGCCTTATTTTGTCTTCAATATTTGTCATTCTCTCCATCATAATAGCAAGATTTTTAGAGCTAAGAAATGAGAAAGAAATTATATTATCTTCTTTTTTAGTTTTAATCCAGCTGTTAATATTAGGTTATCTTCTACTCTACATATTTACCCTAAAACTTTTAGGAATATGCCTAATGTTCTTTGTCATGATTATCTCAGCTACAGTGATGATTTTTAGGAAGATTAGAGTTAAGAATAGAATAAAATTTTTTTACTCACTCTTTCTTACATTCTTTTTAACAACCCTCTTCATTATCTCTCTACTTATTTTATTTAAAGTAATCTCCCTAACTCCAAGGGATGTTATCCCCCTCATGGGGATGGTTGTGGGGAACTCTTTAAACACTGTTCACCTACTACTTGATAAGTTAGGAGAGTTGGTTAAGAGAGATAGAGATCAGATCCTTGGCATGCTTGCTTTAGGAGCAACTGAGTGGATAGCTATAAAATTAACTCTAATAAGTTCCATAAGGTCAGCTATTATCCCTCATTTAAATAGGAGTAAGAGTGTTGGCCTCATCTTCATCCCAGGGGCTATGGTTGGTTTAATCTTAGCTGGCTACCCACCAATTGAAGCAGCTAAGATACAAATCATTATTATGTGGATGATCTTAACCTCTTCACTTCTATCTTCTTTAATTATCTCAATATTAACCTATAAAGAATTTCTGAGGTTTTAG
- a CDS encoding HD domain-containing protein: MKVIRDSIHKDIYLSETEIKIIDSEEFQRLRNIKQTGLTYLVYPSANHTRFEHSIGTLYVASRMGEKLGVEDLELLRVAALLHDIGHPPFSHTLEILGYDHEQVGKKIIKKMDLINFSPSEVLNILSSRRLERKIINGDVDADRIDYLLRDSYHTGTAYGMIDLPRILRSLTTFKSGDKIKMGILRKGIMAIESLLVARHQMYSAVYLHPTVRIADKMLKKAVIEEYYNKNLDIKELSKMDDPDLISLLRHSENRLMRKLDKRELFKRVLTLNYHELSSLDRWRIINLSEKDVLDIENLLSESFGREIFLDIYPIPTLEEHDVYIVDEEEVYKLDSISPLARTLRSAEICLWNLSFYSEKRDIDVEKLKKEFLSIIREKEFKSNLLEILKEHKKIVGKSKLFELSNLSYKEFNEELKKLIFSSLVKEEAKGKSYVYSVNL; encoded by the coding sequence ATGAAGGTAATTAGAGACTCAATACATAAGGATATATACTTAAGTGAAACTGAAATTAAAATAATTGATAGTGAAGAATTCCAAAGATTGAGAAATATAAAGCAGACAGGCTTAACCTACTTAGTTTATCCCTCTGCTAATCATACAAGGTTTGAGCATTCAATAGGAACCTTATATGTAGCTTCAAGAATGGGGGAAAAGTTAGGAGTTGAAGATCTTGAACTCTTAAGAGTAGCTGCTCTTTTGCATGATATAGGGCATCCTCCTTTTTCTCATACATTGGAAATTTTAGGCTATGATCATGAGCAAGTTGGTAAAAAGATAATTAAAAAAATGGATCTCATCAATTTCTCTCCTTCAGAGGTTTTAAATATTTTAAGTAGTAGAAGGTTGGAGAGGAAAATTATTAATGGAGATGTTGATGCTGATAGAATAGACTATCTTTTAAGAGATAGTTATCACACAGGAACAGCCTATGGAATGATAGATCTACCAAGAATTTTAAGGAGTTTAACAACCTTTAAGAGTGGAGATAAAATAAAGATGGGAATTTTAAGAAAGGGGATAATGGCTATAGAATCTCTTTTAGTGGCAAGGCATCAGATGTATTCAGCTGTCTATTTACATCCAACAGTTAGGATAGCAGATAAGATGCTAAAGAAGGCTGTTATTGAAGAGTATTATAATAAAAATTTGGATATTAAAGAGCTATCTAAGATGGATGATCCTGACCTAATCTCTCTTTTAAGGCATTCTGAAAATAGGTTAATGAGAAAGTTGGATAAGAGAGAACTTTTTAAGAGAGTTTTAACCTTAAACTATCATGAACTCTCAAGCTTAGATAGATGGAGGATAATAAACTTAAGTGAAAAAGATGTTTTAGATATTGAAAACCTACTTTCAGAGAGTTTTGGAAGAGAGATTTTTTTAGATATCTATCCAATTCCCACACTGGAGGAGCATGATGTTTATATAGTTGATGAGGAAGAGGTTTATAAATTAGATTCTATCTCTCCACTGGCAAGAACCTTAAGATCAGCTGAAATATGCCTATGGAACCTCTCCTTCTATAGTGAGAAAAGAGATATAGATGTTGAAAAACTAAAAAAAGAGTTTTTAAGTATAATTAGAGAGAAAGAATTTAAGAGTAATTTGCTGGAAATTTTGAAAGAGCATAAAAAAATAGTTGGAAAGTCTAAGCTATTTGAACTTTCTAATTTATCTTACAAGGAGTTCAATGAGGAGTTAAAGAAATTGATCTTCTCATCCTTGGTTAAGGAAGAGGCTAAAGGGAAAAGTTATGTTTATTCAGTAAATCTTTAA
- a CDS encoding sugar phosphate isomerase/epimerase family protein → MIAVSSLFFWEYGIVEILDILREIGIKAIEFFPENPDFWDNRFNEDYLKEVEKEIKKFKVSVHCPHIELNPCSFNHHIREICIKETLWSLELAERFKAKILTIHPGKRPVNREPTEEEHEHLKNYLKAIKERENKVKICLENMPKKINRLCWHPKEVKFYSETFNIPITLDFAHAKHYVKDFIELDVGHIHISGVCNGKDHFPLKESEINFIPYLEKILDRKYRGIITLELDDRRIKRHDKEYKIEVILKDLELLDI, encoded by the coding sequence ATGATAGCTGTGTCCTCACTCTTTTTTTGGGAGTATGGGATTGTTGAAATCTTAGACATACTAAGGGAAATAGGAATTAAAGCTATAGAGTTTTTCCCAGAGAATCCAGATTTTTGGGATAATAGGTTTAATGAGGACTATTTAAAAGAGGTTGAGAAGGAAATAAAGAAGTTTAAGGTTTCTGTCCATTGTCCCCATATTGAGTTAAATCCATGCTCCTTTAATCACCATATAAGAGAAATATGTATAAAAGAGACTCTATGGTCTTTAGAGTTGGCTGAGAGGTTTAAGGCTAAAATTCTCACTATCCACCCAGGAAAGAGGCCAGTGAATAGAGAGCCAACTGAGGAAGAGCATGAGCATCTAAAAAATTATTTAAAAGCTATAAAAGAGAGAGAAAATAAGGTTAAGATTTGCTTGGAAAATATGCCAAAGAAGATAAATAGGCTTTGCTGGCATCCTAAGGAGGTTAAATTTTACTCAGAAACCTTTAATATTCCAATAACCTTAGACTTTGCCCATGCTAAACACTATGTTAAAGACTTCATAGAGTTGGATGTTGGCCACATCCACATCTCAGGAGTTTGTAATGGAAAGGATCACTTCCCTTTAAAAGAGTCTGAGATAAACTTCATCCCCTACTTAGAAAAAATTTTAGATAGAAAATATAGGGGGATAATAACCTTAGAATTGGATGATAGGAGAATAAAGAGGCATGATAAAGAGTATAAGATAGAGGTTATTTTAAAAGATTTAGAACTCTTAGATATCTGA
- a CDS encoding L-serine ammonia-lyase, iron-sulfur-dependent, subunit alpha, producing MDKEELITFVLNKEMNRALGCTEVGIIGYTVAKAKPEDPYSIEKIELTLDKRTFKNAFAVAVPNTGKFGILPAVVGGLLGDPKNKLEVFKDIKYDEELEKYIKDRLKVNVVNYDDIFCRVKIDNRTAETIGSHTGEIIPPDVRDRFLTLSPEDFKNYIENLPKGIIPKLKEAIKLNKELTNPKAPEDFISLKIDDRILNSMIKDTASAVYNRMIGIPKSAMTIGGSGNMGIMATVPIIAYDQETEKDEDKLLRSIALSSIMTIYATYLSSYISPMCGCVNRGGIGATAGLTYYIHGFDKVDEAVKTYSSNLAGLVCDGGKTECSLKLASAVFSSYLAANSCVKGFGGIIGKDMLETLRNVSRIEKSMNPVEDKIIDILKEKMNEGN from the coding sequence ATGGATAAAGAAGAATTAATAACCTTTGTTTTAAATAAGGAGATGAATAGAGCCTTAGGATGTACAGAAGTGGGAATTATAGGTTATACTGTAGCCAAGGCTAAGCCAGAAGATCCTTACAGTATAGAGAAAATAGAGCTAACCTTAGATAAGAGGACATTCAAAAATGCCTTTGCTGTTGCTGTTCCAAACACTGGAAAGTTTGGAATCTTGCCAGCTGTTGTTGGTGGTTTATTGGGAGATCCAAAAAATAAGTTAGAAGTGTTTAAGGATATTAAGTATGATGAAGAGCTTGAGAAGTATATAAAAGATAGGTTAAAGGTTAATGTTGTCAATTATGATGACATATTCTGCAGAGTTAAAATAGACAATAGAACAGCTGAAACTATTGGATCCCATACAGGAGAGATAATTCCTCCAGATGTTAGGGATAGGTTTTTAACTCTCTCTCCTGAAGATTTCAAAAATTACATAGAGAACTTGCCAAAGGGGATTATTCCTAAGCTAAAGGAAGCTATAAAGTTAAATAAAGAGCTAACCAATCCTAAAGCTCCAGAAGACTTTATATCCCTAAAGATAGATGATAGAATATTAAATAGTATGATAAAGGATACAGCATCAGCAGTTTATAATAGAATGATAGGAATCCCAAAGTCTGCCATGACCATTGGTGGCAGTGGAAACATGGGAATAATGGCAACAGTCCCAATTATAGCCTATGATCAGGAAACTGAGAAAGATGAGGATAAGTTGTTAAGATCTATAGCTCTCTCATCAATCATGACCATCTATGCCACTTATCTCTCTTCCTACATCTCACCAATGTGTGGCTGTGTCAATAGAGGGGGAATTGGAGCTACAGCAGGGCTTACTTATTATATACATGGGTTTGATAAAGTTGATGAGGCTGTTAAAACCTACTCATCCAACTTAGCTGGCTTAGTCTGTGATGGTGGTAAGACAGAGTGTTCCTTAAAGTTAGCTTCAGCTGTCTTCTCATCTTACTTAGCAGCTAACTCCTGTGTTAAAGGATTTGGGGGAATTATTGGAAAGGATATGTTAGAAACCTTAAGAAATGTGTCAAGGATAGAGAAGTCTATGAACCCTGTTGAAGATAAAATTATAGATATCCTAAAGGAGAAAATGAATGAAGGTAATTAG
- a CDS encoding MBL fold metallo-hydrolase, which yields MIAMINGYGYSSNTYVILDKDIIVVDPGSEESFDKLMDELEFITNKVDYIINTHCHYDHSSANYLLEEIFDCPTIIHDNEVNHLKRGDEVTVSWLFGKRLKAPKEIVPLSEVEIDFLKFVHTPGHTYGSISIIYEDKVLTGDTLFSNSVGRWDLPTGNLEELKSSILKLERLIYENNIKEVLPGHGEVGNRKSLEIAKALLGLR from the coding sequence ATGATAGCTATGATAAATGGTTATGGTTATAGCTCTAACACCTATGTAATCTTAGATAAGGATATTATTGTTGTTGACCCAGGTAGTGAAGAGAGCTTTGACAAACTTATGGATGAGTTGGAGTTTATAACAAATAAGGTAGATTATATTATAAATACTCATTGCCACTATGACCACTCCTCAGCCAACTATCTGTTAGAGGAGATATTTGATTGTCCAACTATTATACATGACAATGAAGTTAACCATCTAAAAAGAGGGGATGAAGTTACTGTCTCATGGCTTTTTGGGAAAAGGTTGAAAGCTCCTAAGGAAATTGTTCCTCTCTCTGAGGTTGAGATAGATTTTTTAAAATTTGTCCATACTCCTGGACATACCTATGGCTCTATCTCTATTATTTATGAAGATAAGGTTTTAACTGGAGACACTCTATTCTCTAACAGTGTTGGAAGATGGGACCTACCAACAGGAAATTTAGAGGAGTTAAAGAGCTCAATATTAAAGTTAGAAAGACTAATATATGAGAATAATATAAAAGAGGTTCTTCCAGGACATGGAGAGGTTGGAAATAGGAAGAGCTTGGAAATAGCAAAGGCTCTATTGGGATTAAGATGA
- the cofC gene encoding 2-phospho-L-lactate guanylyltransferase — MNTIIPISPINNLKTRLSEFLTLEERKNLLFNMLRDIFKALKGLNIYAISKDPEILEFCNNLGAKTIEEKGKGLNQALNQAFSVVNEDLLIVPADIPLIRESHIKEIKKLKEEFEAIIAPSRGGGTNLLYLSRASLINLRYEGFSFLKHLEEFKRNKVSYYIYDSFYLSIDINTPEDLGEIFIHGDGSYTKRYLESLNIKVEPKHSSAGRFKIYRE, encoded by the coding sequence ATGAACACCATTATCCCCATCTCACCAATAAATAACTTAAAAACAAGGTTATCGGAGTTCTTAACCCTTGAGGAGAGAAAAAATTTATTATTTAACATGCTTAGAGATATTTTTAAAGCCTTGAAAGGATTAAACATCTATGCCATAAGTAAAGACCCAGAAATTTTAGAGTTTTGTAACAACTTAGGAGCTAAAACTATAGAGGAGAAAGGAAAAGGGTTAAATCAGGCTTTAAATCAGGCTTTTAGTGTGGTTAATGAAGATCTCTTAATTGTGCCTGCTGACATCCCATTAATAAGAGAGAGCCACATAAAAGAGATAAAAAAATTAAAAGAGGAGTTTGAAGCTATAATAGCTCCATCAAGGGGTGGAGGGACTAACTTACTCTATTTAAGTAGAGCTTCCCTAATTAACTTGAGATATGAAGGGTTTAGCTTTTTAAAACACTTGGAAGAGTTTAAGAGAAATAAGGTTAGCTACTATATCTATGACTCTTTTTATTTATCAATAGATATAAACACTCCTGAAGATTTAGGAGAGATATTTATCCATGGAGATGGAAGTTATACAAAGAGATACTTAGAGAGCTTAAATATAAAGGTTGAGCCCAAGCATTCATCAGCAGGAAGATTTAAGATTTATAGGGAATAG
- a CDS encoding UbiD family decarboxylase, with protein sequence MRELIEKLKPKVYEKASKKFGVSKILKENDGKPIYIKDVDDFEVVGNLWSRETLAKIFNVKKEELLFLLLNAIEREKEGKVEINDDLRELYIKDKNILSWPIPTYYEKDAGPYITSGVVIAYDEDYGYNLSIHRILVKESHLVIRMVEQRHLHFLYNKALREGRELEVAIAIGVHPSLLLAASTSGDITFDEYKMASILNKVEVFELDNLLVPEAEFIITGKICKELDDEGPFVDITGTYDKVRKQPIIKIKNLYRKEKPIFHALLPGGVEHKTLMGLPQEPRIYKIVRNTIPTVKNVVLTTGGCCWLHGVVQIEKRTEGDGKNAILAALAGHPSLKHVVVVDEDINIYDINDVEYAIATRVQGDRDLVIIKGAKGSSLDPSSDGTTTKIGIDATKPLKDREKFEKAKIPSDI encoded by the coding sequence ATGAGAGAGTTGATAGAGAAGTTGAAGCCTAAAGTTTATGAAAAAGCTTCTAAGAAATTTGGAGTCTCTAAGATATTAAAAGAGAATGATGGAAAGCCAATATATATTAAAGATGTTGATGACTTTGAGGTTGTTGGAAACCTATGGAGTAGAGAAACATTAGCTAAAATTTTCAATGTGAAAAAAGAGGAATTGTTATTTCTACTTCTAAATGCTATTGAGAGAGAGAAAGAGGGAAAAGTAGAGATAAATGATGATTTAAGGGAGTTGTATATTAAAGATAAAAATATTTTAAGCTGGCCTATCCCAACTTACTATGAAAAGGATGCTGGGCCATATATAACAAGTGGGGTAGTAATAGCTTATGATGAAGACTATGGTTATAACTTGTCAATTCATAGAATCTTAGTTAAGGAGAGCCACTTAGTTATAAGGATGGTTGAGCAGAGGCATTTACACTTCCTATATAACAAAGCTCTAAGAGAGGGGAGAGAGTTAGAGGTAGCTATAGCTATTGGTGTCCATCCCTCTCTACTCTTAGCAGCTTCAACCTCAGGAGATATAACCTTTGATGAGTATAAGATGGCCTCTATCTTAAATAAGGTTGAAGTCTTTGAACTTGACAACCTCTTAGTCCCAGAGGCAGAGTTTATAATAACTGGGAAGATTTGTAAAGAGTTAGATGATGAAGGGCCATTTGTTGATATAACTGGAACCTATGATAAAGTTAGGAAACAGCCAATTATTAAAATAAAAAATCTCTACAGAAAAGAGAAGCCTATATTCCATGCTCTCCTTCCTGGAGGGGTTGAGCATAAAACCCTAATGGGCCTTCCACAGGAGCCAAGGATATATAAGATTGTTAGAAACACAATTCCAACAGTTAAGAATGTTGTCTTAACCACTGGTGGTTGTTGCTGGCTACATGGGGTAGTTCAGATAGAGAAGAGAACTGAAGGAGATGGGAAAAATGCTATCCTTGCAGCTCTTGCTGGACATCCAAGTTTAAAGCATGTTGTTGTTGTAGATGAAGACATAAATATCTATGATATAAATGATGTTGAATATGCCATAGCTACAAGGGTTCAGGGGGATAGAGATTTAGTTATTATCAAAGGAGCTAAGGGCTCTTCCCTTGACCCTTCAAGTGATGGAACCACAACAAAAATAGGAATAGATGCTACAAAGCCATTAAAAGATAGGGAGAAGTTTGAAAAAGCTAAGATCCCCTCAGATATCTAA